A single genomic interval of Saccharomyces kudriavzevii IFO 1802 strain IFO1802 genome assembly, chromosome: 3 harbors:
- the SRD1 gene encoding Srd1p (similar to Saccharomyces cerevisiae SRD1 (YCR018C)): MRCNDYDNSGSSSFSRVVRKSDAEENLLQHKEIGSCKLNGKRKAYTERGKVYVSCSFIEVSLSEIEIDIRRKIENAEQLRDITRNILRSKTCSLHEIVSSKNGVTSACNFEKVSPSSEVKDTGSDCSHAQVSDGSTSFTKRCSKKTASRPKREKRQTILPSGEIKKCAKCKDTWTIQWRSGPDHNRELCSPCGLAYGKRLKKEDNEKKRQEMDEKKRGGSSI, encoded by the coding sequence ATGCGCTGTAATGATTATGATAACTCCGGCAGTTCTTCCTTTAGTAGAGTAGTGAGAAAATCAGATGCGGAGGAAAATTTGTTGCAACATAAGGAAATCGGTAGCTGTAAACTAAACGGCAAGAGAAAAGCTTATACAGAACGTGGAAAGGTATACGTAAGCTGTTCATTTATTGAGGTATCTCTTTCTGAAATAGAAATCGATatcagaagaaaaattgagaatGCAGAGCAATTGAGAGACATAACTAGGAATATTCTCAGAAGTAAAACCTGTTCTTTACATGAGATTGTTTCGTCAAAAAATGGTGTAACTAGTGCTTGCAACTTTGAGAAAGTTTCCCCTAGCTCTGAGGTGAAGGATACCGGAAGTGACTGCAGTCATGCACAGGTAAGTGATGGGTCCACCAGTTTCACGAAAAGGTGCAGTAAAAAGACTGCGAGTCGCCctaaaagggaaaaaaggCAGACAATTCTTCCAAGTGGTGAGATAAAGAAATGTGCCAAATGTAAAGACACCTGGACTATTCAATGGCGAAGCGGTCCTGATCATAACAGGGAACTTTGTAGCCCATGTGGACTCGCCTATGGCAAAAGACTGAAGAAGGAAGATAATGAGAAAAAACGACAAGAAAtggatgagaaaaaaagaggaggTTCCTCGATATGA
- the SKDI03G0830 gene encoding DUP/COS family protein — protein MQSHLRNDNVKSDILSEPNASLIGENITLPKDTFNSYLYYVFYEMAHYRPTIVCFLALVISILTIVLFHNIVLCNVVFGLLILFFSISMFVLGTFTDRVSDEEFEIKLLLEVITRKPAVKGKEWRIITYNMNQYLFDNELWNTPYYFYSDKSCYGFFRRLIKGKKPDANSSSSANDIENTQSDAPATEPSNEVTKSYSFSADPILEAYYLKAAEAEKQAQREYWRKQYPDADIP, from the coding sequence ATGCAGTCACATTTACGCAATGACAATGTCAAATCAGATATATTGAGCGAACCCAACGCTTCTTTAATCGGGGAGAACATCACTCTTCCAAAAGATACTTTTAACTCATACCTATATTATGTTTTTTACGAAATGGCACACTATAGACCAACGATCGTTTGCTTTCTAGCATTGGTGATATCAATTTTAACGATCGTTCTTTTCCATAATATCGTCCTTTGTAATGTTGTATTTGGTCTgttaattctttttttttctatttcaaTGTTTGTGCTGGGTACATTCACTGATAGAGTCTCTGATGAGGAGTTCGAAATTAAGCTTTTGTTGGAGGTTATCACACGTAAGCCAGCGGTGAAGGGGAAGGAATGGAGAATAATCACGTATAATATGAACCAATATTTGTTTGATAATGAACTATGGAATACTCCGTACTATTTTTATAGCGATAAAAGCTGCTATGGCTTCTTTAGACGCCTTAtcaaagggaaaaaacCAGACGCAAATTCAAGTTCTTCCGCCAACGACATTGAAAATACACAGTCAGACGCACCAGCAACCGAGCCTTCGAATGAGGTAACAAAATCTTATAGTTTCAGTGCTGACCCAATCTTAGAAGCTTATTACCTCAAAGCAGCAGAAGCAGAAAAACAGGCGCAGCGTGAATACTGGAGGAAGCAATATCCCGATGCTGATATACCCTGA
- the MAK32 gene encoding Mak32p (similar to Saccharomyces cerevisiae MAK32 (YCR019W); ancestral locus Anc_1.440) translates to MMNEKNPIDMKNLIITNGMFIIDDIEHSKYNIYYKNVPGGGGTFAMLGACIVSPSNAISKGLKWIVDRGSDFPEEITREIKSWGTDARFRDDFYRLTTKGLNYYEGDNDLRKFKFLTPKKQIDVGDWVATFGRETIEEIHAFHLLCSGSRCSEIIDALLQVRSEKRIKPVIIWEPFPDLCDFDHQNDIESVMQREDVIVILSPNAEESSRLFGLHGKEPTSLEECLTLAHNFDEFMNKKNMCVLRCGSLGSISISEELDGRRVYDHFPAYHFINQSKVLDPTGGGNSFLGGFAIAYALTKSLATASICGNIAASAIIEQIGIPRYDPINRTWNGVTFLDRLKIYLSQSGLQYDIDEIYKSLSQ, encoded by the coding sequence atgatgaatgaaaagaatCCTATAGACATGAAAAACCTAATTATCACCAATGGTATGTTTATCATCGATGACATCGAACATAGTAAGTACAATATTTACTATAAGAATGTTCCAGGAGGTGGTGGAACTTTCGCCATGTTGGGAGCATGTATAGTATCACCAAGTAACGCGATCTCCAAAGGCTTGAAATGGATAGTAGACAGAGGCTCTGACTTCCCAGAAGAGATCACAAGGGAGATAAAATCTTGGGGAACAGACGCAAGATTTCGGGACGATTTTTATAGATTAACGACCAAGGGATTGAACTATTACGAAGGAGATAACGATTTAAGAAAGTTCAAGTTTTTAACACCAAAGAAGCAGATTGACGTTGGTGACTGGGTAGCTACGTTTGGAAGAGAAACCATCGAGGAAATCCATGCTTTCCACTTATTGTGTTCTGGGTCTAGGTGTTCAGAGATTATTGACGCTTTGCTGCAGGTTAGAAGTGAAAAGAGGATAAAACCGGTAATAATTTGGGAGCCCTTCCCAGATCTTTGTGATTTTGACCATCAAAATGATATCGAAAGTGTGATGCAAAGAGAGGACGTTATAGTTATATTATCGCCAAATGCTGAGGAATCAAGTCGCTTATTTGGCTTGCACGGCAAAGAACCAACTAGTCTAGAAGAATGTCTCACATTAGCACATAATTTCGATGAATtcatgaataaaaaaaatatgtgCGTTCTAAGATGCGGCTCCCTCGGAAGTATCTCGATAAGTGAGGAGCTCGATGGTAGGCGGGTCTACGATCATTTCCCAGCGTATCATTTCATAAATCAATCCAAAGTACTTGATCCTACTGGTGGAGGAAATTCATTCCTTGGAGGGTTTGCGATTGCTTATGCTCTAACGAAAAGTCTAGCTACCGCCAGCATTTGTGGAAACATTGCGGCAAGCGCAATCATTGAACAAATTGGGATACCCAGATACGATCCTATTAATAGAACTTGGAATGGAGTTACCTTCTTGGATAGGCTTAAAATTTACCTTTCACAATCCGGCTTGCAATACGATATAGATGAGATTTACAAAAGTTTATCACAATAA
- the PET18 gene encoding Pet18p (similar to Saccharomyces cerevisiae PET18 (YCR020C); ancestral locus Anc_1.439), translated as MSSTTDKLIQKHASLFKKATEHKFTNELCSGTLKDRSLYIYLTQDLLFFETSLRLICKTTSLAPTTHALITLAKKIGFFSNDENSYFHDCLELLAPSLTEAERAKFDHKAIPAVDTFLKLIEDLTKDNSVTWASLITDLWISEEAYWTWARDTPRAPGLHWKYQKWIDLHDGEHFQTWCEFLKAEVDKFSVEEVEGIFVKVLQLEVDFFDSCYNA; from the coding sequence ATGAGCTCCACCACTGATAAGCTAATACAAAAACACGCTTCCCTCTTCAAAAAAGCTACCGAGCATAAGTTCACTAATGAACTGTGTTCAGGTACTTTGAAGGATCGTAGTTTGTACATCTATTTAACACAggatcttcttttttttgaaacatCTTTGAGATTAATTTGTAAGACAACTTCTTTAGCACCAACCACACATGCCCTGATTACCTTGGCCAAAAAGattggctttttttctaacGACGAAAATTCTTACTTTCACGATTGTTTAGAGTTATTGGCGCCTTCGCTTACTGAGGCAGAAAGGGCCAAGTTCGATCACAAGGCAATCCCCGCTGTTGATACTTTTCTGAAGTTAATAGAAGATTTGACAAAGGACAACTCAGTCACATGGGCATCCTTAATAACTGACTTATGGATTTCTGAAGAAGCCTATTGGACATGGGCTCGTGATACTCCAAGAGCTCCAGGCCTTCACTGGAAGTATCAGAAATGGATTGATTTACATGATGGTGAACACTTTCAAACTTGGTgcgaatttttgaaggctGAGGTTGATAAATTCTCTGTTGAAGAAGTCGAGGGCATATTTGTCAAGGTCTTACAACTAGAagtagatttttttgacagCTGTTACAACGCTTAA
- the MAK31 gene encoding Mak31p (similar to Saccharomyces cerevisiae MAK31 (YCR020C-A); ancestral locus Anc_1.438), with translation MNMLKLSDFIGNTLVVSLAEDRILIGSLVAVDAQMNLLLDHAEERIGSRSRMMGLVSVPRHSVQSIKVTKPVMQELTAKRVELMANIV, from the coding sequence ATGAACATGCTAAAATTGTCGGATTTCATTGGAAATACTCTGGTAGTTTCTCTTGCGGAAGATCGTATTTTAATTGGAAGCTTAGTTGCTGTGGACGCTCAGATGAATTTGCTATTGGATCACGCTGAAGAACGTATCGGCTCCAGGAGCCGAATGATGGGCTTGGTCAGTGTGCCCAGGCATTCTGTACAATCCATAAAGGTCACTAAACCTGTTATGCAAGAGCTCACCGCAAAAAGGGTTGAATTGATGGCGAATATTGTTTAG
- the HTL1 gene encoding Htl1p (similar to Saccharomyces cerevisiae HTL1 (YCR020W-B); ancestral locus Anc_1.437), translating into MSQNNSTGLINPERTYNNVTLKNLTAFQLLSQRENICELFDLVEGTERHDGIINPATQRSNLEKMKKMLDGLKKEVKK; encoded by the coding sequence ATGTCGCAGAACAATTCAACTGGTCTGATTAATCCCGAAAGAACTTACAATAATGTAACTCTGAAAAACCTGACAGCGTTCCAATTGCTATCTCAAAGAGAGAACATATGCGAGTTATTCGACCTGGTAGAGGGTACTGAAAGACACGACGGTATTATCAACCCTGCAACACAAAGGAgcaatttggaaaaaatgaagaaaatgctggATGgtttaaaaaaagaggtaAAAAAGTAG
- the HSP30 gene encoding Hsp30p (similar to Saccharomyces cerevisiae HSP30 (YCR021C)), which yields MNSTLSSFLNRNEALGLNPPHGLDMHITKRGSDWLWAVFAVFAFILLCYIVMFFITENKGSRLTRYALAPALLIAFFEFFAFFTYASDLGWTGVQAEFNHVKVDKSITGEVPGVRQIFYSKYIAWFLSWPCLLFLIELTASTTGETTDISALDMIHSLLVQIVGTLFWVVSLLVGALIKSTYKWGYYTIGAIAMLVTQGILCQRQYFNLKTRGLNAIMLCTSLVIVWLYFICWGLSDGGNRIQPDGEAIFYGVLDLCIFAIYPCYLVIAVNRAGKLPKFSLTGRFSHHHAADDVENAAPETKEAIPESPRASGETAIHTAGHDSDQVGEDTV from the coding sequence ATGAACAGTACGCTTTCAAGCTTTTTAAATCGTAACGAAGCGTTAGGGCTAAACCCTCCGCATGGGCTGGATATGCATATCACCAAGAGAGGTTCAGATTGGTTGTGGGCCGTGTTTGCAGTCTTTGCCTTTATTTTGTTATGTTACATTGTaatgttttttattacGGAGAATAAGGGTTCCAGGTTGACTAGATATGCTCTAGCTCCTGCATTGTTAATCGCCTTTTTCGAATTTTTCGCTTTCTTCACCTATGCCTCTGATTTAGGTTGGACTGGCGTTCAAGCTGAATTCAACCATGTCAAGGTTGACAAGTCCATTACTGGTGAAGTTCCCGGTGTCAGACAAATCTTTTACTCGAAGTATATCGCATGGTTCTTGTCATGGCCAtgtcttttgtttttaatcGAATTAACAGCCAGTACCACTGGTGAGACTACCGATATCTCGGCTTTGGATATGATACACTCTCTACTAGTGCAAATAGTAGGTACTCTATTCTGGGTTGTTTCATTATTGGTTGGTGCATTAATCAAGTCCACCTATAAGTGGGGTTACTACACCATCGGTGCCATTGCCATGTTAGTTACCCAAGGTATATTGTGCCAACGTCAGTACTTCAATTTGAAGACTAGAGGGCTCAACGCGATTATGTTATGTACCAGTCTAGTGATTGTTTGGTTGTACTTTATCTGTTGGGGTCTAAGTGACGGTGGTAACCGTATTCAACCAGATGGCGAGGCTATCTTTTACGGTGTTTTAGATTTATGTATATTTGCCATCTACCCATGCTACTTGGTAATCGCAGTTAACCGTGCCGGTAAATTGCCCAAATTCTCTTTGACAGGAAGATTCTCTCATCATCATGCTGCAGACGATGTAGAAAATGCTGCTCCAGAAACAAAGGAAGCCATTCCAGAAAGTCCAAGAGCATCTGGAGAGACTGCTATTCACACGGCAGGACATGACTCTGATCAAGTAGGTGAAGACACTGTTTAG